From the genome of Venturia canescens isolate UGA chromosome 11, ASM1945775v1, whole genome shotgun sequence:
taaaaaaattcgtaaaaatattcggaaaattaaactatttcaaaaaattcacaaacttTCTTGTACCTTTTGCTTTTTAGATGGAGAACACGGTTTTTCGAGATTGTctgaaaatggaagaaaacaaATGGCGTCAACGCGCCGACGAGACCGaagaaaaacttcaaaaattcttcatcCTTCCCAATCGACCAGAATCTACTTAACTTTCCGattatcgaaaataaatatacgaaaatcacaaaaaaagtGCGTTTTCCATTGATTTCGAGCAACCATGAAGTTTTTTCCTCGGatattacaaatttttattatttacatcgagatgaaaaaaaaaatcgtaaaatttcgaaaaaatcaacacTTAATCTATCTTGATTGAAACTTCAATCAATAACAAGGAAATCATCTTAATTtatcgtagaaaaaaatgcttaGAGAATCTCCCAGGatatttgaaatcgaaaaactcaaaaaacaGGTGAAAACAGAGAAACGTCGAGGTGATTCAgtcaaaatcaaaaaattgttatcgCGTATTTACAATTTACGATCGGAACGTTTTTCagtctatttttttcaataaaaaatgtattgtttCTCGATTTTCTCTTTGGTGAGATTCGTCAGGTATTTTCAAGCGAGTTTTGGCTCGTGTGATCGAGTGATGTTGGCTCGATCGATTTGACGAGCTCCTGAAGTTGTTCAACTGTTTTTTCGAGCTTGGGAATGACCGAAGGTAAGATTTTTGACGCTCGATTCATGCGCTCGTGAACCGCTTGAACTTTGGCTCGTCTTCTCGTGATTTCTTTCACCATTGCTGCGTTTTCAGCTTGCAGTTCTTCAACTTGTTTCCTCAGAGTGTTGCTTTCTTCGAGGATCGCCTGAGCTTCCAAACTCCGCAAATGTTCTTTCACGTCGCCTGGTGGCCGCCTGTAAAAATCCGTGAAATTGATTAATTGcgaataacaaaataattgaaaaaaatggaacataCTTTTGAGTCTACGCAATTTGGCACTGTTGAGGTTTTCTATGCACAATTTCGTGTTACTAACTGATTTGGAAACTAAATTAGGTTCACCATACAAAACTCATTTCTTCCTTTCTATTCTcaccaaagatttttctccgGATGATTCGCAGCCTCTCTAGCCAGGTTGGCAGTTTTGTCGAGCCCCGCAGCGAGATCTCCATCGGTCAACATGTCATCCAACTCGGCACACATGCCTTCGTAGAGCTCTTTGACGAGAACCTTCCTGAGTTTCTTAGCCAACGCAGGTTGCGCCTGCAAAACTGTCATGGTGTTGATGAATTCGTCTTGgctgcaaaaaaataaaaaatgatatcctcaaaatttttgtcCTGTCACTGGTCGaccaaaaaaatgagatttttcacaatttttgctATCGAATTGAATATTTCTCATGAGAAATGCTCGGTTAGTGATcaagttgaattttcattggaaGCGACTCATTCATCAGCCATAATTAAGCAGCTCGCTCGTTGATTGTTATCGACGAAGGCACTTTGCTGTTCTGTTTATTTCTTCGCTCGATCCCCATTGTTGCGACTGTCAAAGTTGATTCTTTTGTAATATTATCCGACCACAAGAACACATTTCCAGGAAGTTGGGATCAGCAAATTGGAGACGATAAGTGATAAGCCAGAGTATCATGAAGTTCCAAGTTCTCTGGTTTCGCTTCGAGATTATCGAGGATGCTGGAGCGTCGAGGTTGCATAATTTAATATTTCCATTCGAATTGAATCGAAAAGATTTGGTAATTTTGAAGGAGCTTCTCGTGCAGttcgaaaatcaaaaaacaacaaaactcGACttggaaattcaaatttttgtgcTCGCTC
Proteins encoded in this window:
- the LOC122418529 gene encoding uncharacterized protein, with translation MADNDTSEVIPENKEPQTNNVLLFRTAVTNCFKNIAECVSQDEFINTMTVLQAQPALAKKLRKVLVKELYEGMCAELDDMLTDGDLAAGLDKTANLAREAANHPEKNLWRPPGDVKEHLRSLEAQAILEESNTLRKQVEELQAENAAMVKEITRRRAKVQAVHERMNRASKILPSVIPKLEKTVEQLQELVKSIEPTSLDHTSQNSLENT